GAACCTTGCGACAAGAAAGATGCCGCAAAGCGTGGTTGTCAGGGGGCCCGTCTGCCGTGTCAGTACCACCAGAAGCACCGCAGGCGTGAACAGGATGAGGCTTTCAAAGGAGTTGTTCATCGCGCGCTGGAGGCGGGCGGTCACCACCGACAGCGGCTTGGCCGGAGGGGTGTCGCGCGGGCTGAGCGCATAGCCGCGCGGCAGTTCCAGATTGGCGCGCACCGCAAACAGCACCATCAGGGCGATATGCAGCAGCACGGCCAGACCGAGCGCGCTAAGTTCGGGGGTGGTGAATTCGATCATGGGAGCCTCAGAGGATTGCCGACAGGATCATAACAAGCGTGGCCGCAAGACCCGCCAAGAAAATCACAGAGCGCCACGGCACCCAGCCGAAAGCATAGGCCGGAAGATAGAGCGCCCGCGCAGCCACATAGACCCAGGCGCAAAGCGCGCTCAGCCAGCCATTCGTGCCGGTGAACTGCACCATGACCACCGCAATGACAAACGGCCCGATATTCTCGGTATGGTTCGACAATGCACGGCGCAGGCGCAGGGTTTTTTCCGACAGCCGCGCCTCGAGATTTTCACGGGTGCCCAGATTCCCCTCTTTGCCGATATCGGCCTCGAGGGATCTTTGTGACCACAGCACGGCCGCCAGATGTATCAGCACGGTTGCGGCAAGGGCGTAGAGTTCGGGGGTCATGCCAGAACCCTTTCCGGTTTACGCAGCGCAAGCGAAAATCCTGCGATTGCGGCCAGAATGCCGTCCAGCAGCGGCCAGAAATTTCCAAGGCTCAGCCCGCCCGAAATGGCATGCAGGTAATGCAGCGCGCAGAGGGCAAGGGCAAACAGCCAGACCGGACGTTGCGGCGCGCGCAAAGAAAACTGGAGACAGAGCAGCAGAGCAAGGTCGACAACCAGAATGATCATATCGGTTGCCTCGGCCCGCCCCATCGCAAGGAACGCGGTGAGAGCCGGGAAATAGAACGCCCGAAGCGCAATCTCCGCCCAGATCATCCATCGTGCCAGTTGCATCAGTCTTGCCTCGAAACGCACCTGTAGGGGGTGCAGGGGTGTGGCGCCCCGTGACAGGGCGCCACATATCGGATTACAGATCCATCAGCAGGCGGCGCGGATCTTCCAGCGCTTCTTTCACGCGCACGAGGAAGGTCACAGCCCCTTTGCCGTCAACGATACGGTGGTCATAGGACAGCGCGAGATACATCATCGGACGGATCTCGATCTTGCCATTGATGACCATCGGACGGTCCTGGATCTTGTGCATCCCGAGGATACCCGATTGCGGCGGGTTCAGGATCGGCGAGGACATCAGCGAGCCATAGACACCACCGTTCGAGATGGTGAAGGTACCGCCCTGCATCTCTGCCATCGACAGCTTGCCGTCACGCGCGCGCTTGCCTTTTTCCGAGATCGCTTTCTCGATATCGGCAAAGGACATGCTGTCGGCGTCGCGGATCACCGGAACGACCAGACCCTGCGGGGTGCCAGCGGCCACGCCCATATGGACGTAGTTCTTGTAGACGATCTCGTTGCCGTCGATCTCTGCGTTCACTTCCGGCACTTCTTTCAGAGCGTGGCAGCACGCTTTGGTAAAGAAGGACATGAAGCCCAGACGTACGCCATGTTTCTTCTCGAACATGTCTTTGTACTGGTTACGCAGCGCCATCACTTCCGTCATGTCCACCTCGTTATAGGTGGTCAGCATGGCGGCGGTGTTCTGGCTGTCTTTCAGGCGCTTGGCGATGGTGGCCCGCAGACGGGTCATTTTCACGCGCTCTTCGCGGGCTGCGTCATCGGCATTTGCGGTGCCGCGCGGCATCTGCACGGGGGCTGCCGCCACTGCCGGAGCAGGGGCCGAACCCGCTTTGGCCACATCTTCTTTCATGATGCGACCATCGCGGCCGGTGCCGGTGACCGAAGCGGGGTTGATGCCCTTTTCCGCCATCGCTTTTTCCGCCGAAGGCGCGTTTTTCACGCCTGCGCCCGAGGCCGCTTCTGCCGGTGCGGCTGCGGGGGCCGGAGCCGCTGCAACGGAGCCTGCCGATGCGCCTGCCATGATCACGGCCAGCTTGGCCGATGCGTCCACCGTGGTGCCTTCTGCGGCCACGATTTCCGACAGAACACCCGCAGCGGGGGCCGGAACCTCGACCGAAACCTTATCGGTTTCCAGCTCGCACAGCATTTCGTCCTGTGCGACCACATCGCCGGGTTTCTTGAACCAGGTCGAAACAGTGGCTTCGGATACCGACTCGCCCAGCGACGGAACCATCACATCCACGGCTTTGCCTTCGGAGCCACCCGCTGCCGGAGCCGCTGCCGCAGGGGCCTCGGCTTTGGGAGCGGTGGCTGCGGCTGCGCCGCCCTCGGTGATCATGGCCAGAAGCGCATCCACACCCACGGTGGTGCCTTCTGCGGCCACGATCTCGCCCAGCGTGCCTGCCGCGGGGGCCGGAACTTCGACGGTCACTTTGTCGGTTTCCAGCTCACACAGCATTTCGTCTTGGGCAACCGCGTCACCCGGCTTCTTGAACCAAGTGGCGACAGTGGCCTCGGTCACAGATTCGCCCAGCGTGGGGACGCGAACTTCGGTACTCATGGATTATCCCTCCAGTGCATCATTGACGAGCGCGTCCTGCTCGGCCTTGTGCGATTTCGCCAGACCCGTTGCGGGCGAAGCGGAAGCGGCACGGCCTGCATAGCGGGCGCGGGAATGTTTGGCGTCGAGTTTCGACAGGACCCATTCCAGGTTCGGTTCGATGAAGGACCAGGCGCCCTGGTTCTTCGGTTCTTCCTGACACCAGACCATCTCTGCGCCTTTGAAGCGGCTCAGCTCGTTCGTCAGCGAATTCGCGGGGAACGGGTAGAACTGCTCGACACGCAGCAGATAGACATCATCAAGACCGCGCGCATCGCGTTCGGCCAGCAGGTCGTAATAGACCTTGCCCGAACACATCACGACGCGTTTGATATCGGCATCGGGTTTGAGCTTCATATCGGAATTGCCTTTTTCCGCATCGTCCCACAGGACGCGGTGGAAGAAGGAACCGGTGATGAAATCTTCCTTGGTCGAGATCGCTTTCGGATGGCGAAGCAGCGATTTCGGCGTCATCAGAACCAGCGGTTTACGGAAATTCCGGTGGATCTGGCGGCGCAGGATGTGGAAGTAGTTTGCGGGCGTGGAGCAGTTCGCGACGATCCAGTTGTCTTCCGCGCACATCTGCAGGAAGCGTTCCAGACGCGCCGAGGAGTGCTCGGGGCCCTGGCCTTCGAAACCATGCGGCAAGAGCATCACCAGACCGGACATCCGCAGCCATTTGCGTTCGCCCGAGGAGATGAACTGGTCGAACATGATCTGCGCGCCGTTGGCGAAGTCACCGAATTGGGCTTCCCAAAGGGTCAGCGCATTCGGCTCTGCCAGCGAGTAGCCATATTCAAAGCCCAGAACCGCATATTCGGACAGCGCCGAGTCGATCACCTCGTAGCGGGACTGGCCTGCCTTGATGTGATTGAGCGGGTAGTAACGCTCTTCGGTTTTCTGGTCGATGAAGGCCGAGTGACGTTGGCTGAAGGTGCCGCGGGTCGAATCCTGACCGGCCAGACGCACCGGATAGCCTTCCGACAGCAGCGAGCCGAACGCCAGTGCCTCGCCGGTTGCCCAGTCAAAGCCCTTGCCGGTCTCGAACATCTGGGTCTTGTTGTCCAGCAGACGCGCCACGGTCTTGTGCATGTTGAAATCGTCGGGCGCGCTTACCAGCGCCTTGCCGACTTCGTTATAGGTCTCTTCCGAGATCGCGGTGGAACCCGCGTCATAGACCTGACCCTCGCGCTCCATGTTCTTCCAGCGGCCATCAAGCCAGTCAGCCTTGTTCGGCTTGAAGGTCTTGCCCGATTCGAACTCTTCGTTCAGATGCGCCTGGAAGGCGGCTTTCATATCCTCGATCTCGCCCTCGGGGATCAGGCCGTCTTTCACTAGACGCTCGGTATACAGCTGCAGCGTCGTCTTGTGACCCTTGATGTTGGTATACATCGCGGGGTTGGTGAACATCGGCTCGTCGCCTTCGTTGTGACCGAAGCGGCGGTAGCAGAAGATGTCCAGAACGACGTCCTTGAGGAACTTCTGGCGGAACTCGGTCGCCACTTTCGCGGCATGCACAACGGCTTCCGGATCATCGCCATTGACGTGGAAGATCGGCGCTTCCACCATCAGGGCGATATCGGTCGGGTAGGGCGAGGTGCGCGAGAAATGCGGCGCGGTGGTGAAGCCGATCTGGTTGTTCACCACGATATGGATCGTGCCGCCGGTGCGGTGACCACGGATGCCCGACAGCTGCAGACATTCCGCCACAACGCCTTGGCCCGCAAAGGCCGCATCGCCGTGCAGCAGGATCGACAGAACCTCGCGGCGCTCGCTATCGTTGAGCTGGTCCTGCTTCGCACGGACCTTGCCCAGAACAACGGGGTTCACCGCCTCAAGGTGCGAGGGGTTCGCGGTCAGCGAAAGGTGGACCTTGTTGCCATCGAACTCGCGGTCCGAAGATGCGCCAAGGTGATATTTCACATCGCCCGAGCCATCGACGTCTTCCGGCTTGAACGAGCCGCCCTGGAATTCGTTGAAGATCGCGCGATAGGGTTTCATCATCACGTTCGACAGCACCGACAGACGGCCGCGGTGCGGCATGCCGATGACGATCTCTTTCAGACCGAGATTGCCGCCGCGCTTGATGATCTGCTCCATCGCGGGGATCAGAGCCTCGCCACCGTCCAGACCGAAGCGCTTGGTCCCCATGTATTTCACATGCAGGAACTTCTCGAAGCCCTCGGCCTCGACCAGCTTGTTCAGGATCGCGCGGCGGCCTTCACGGGTGAAGGTGATCTCTTTGTCATAGCCTTCGATACGCTCTTTCAGCCATGCCGATTGCTCGGGGTCCGAGATATGCATGTATTGCAGCGCGAAGGTGCCGCAATAGGTGCGCTTCACGATCTCCATGATCTGGCGCATCGAGGCGATTTCCAGCCCCAGCACCTTATCAAGGAAGATCGGGCGGTCCATATCGGCATCGGTGAAGCCGTAGGATTTGGGGTCGAGTTCCGGATGCGGAACATCGTCATGCATTTTCAGCGGGTCGAGATCTGCGGCAAGGTGGCCACGGATCCGGTAGGCGCGGATCAGCATCAGCGCGCGCACGGAATCCAGAACGGCGCGCTGGATCGCGCCCTCGTCCAGCTTGACACCTTTTTCTTCGGCTTTCTTGCCGATTTTCTTGCCTGCATCCTTGGCTTCGGCCACGGGCCATTCGCCGGTCAGGGCCCCCATGATCTCGCTCGGCGCCGAAGCCGGCCAGTCACGGCGTTCCCAGCTGGGACCGGAGGCCGATTTCTTGACGCTGGTTTCATCGTCATGCAGGGTGCGGAAGAACTCTGCCCATGCCGCGTCGACCGAGGTCGGATCATTGGCAAAACGGGCATAGAGCTGCTCGACATATTCGGCGTTGCCCCCCTGAAGGAAGCTGGATGCCTGGAATTGGCTGTTTGGAGATTCGTCGTTCATATGGTCACCTGTTCAGGTGGATGGGTTTGGAGCGGCCCGCGCGTGTCGCGGACCGTGATACGAAGTTGGGCCTTACTTGCTGTAAGGCGAGATGTAGGGCTGGCTCGCCGCAGACAAGCCCGCGGCATGTGCACAGCCGTCAGAGTATTTGGACCAGTCATTGGCGCTCGTGCACCGAGCTGCCTGTCCGTTGACGATTGTCCCGTTGGTGCGGGCGCTGTTGGCCACCGCATAGCCTGTGTCACCGGTCGGGGTGGTGCCCGCCGGAACCTTGCTGCGACCGACAATAGGCCCTGTGGTGATTGGGCCGGGGGCGGCTTTCACCATCTGATCTTGAATTTCCGAACCGGCGGTGTCGGCCTGCTCGTGAATTTTTCCGCTCCCCCAATAGTTACCCGGACCACAGGCCGTCAGCCCGACCGCGCAAGCCCCCAGCAAAGCGGCTTTGCCCAGACGGAAGAAACTGGTTGTCTTCGTGGTGTTCATGTTGAAAGCCCTTCTTCGCGGCATGTTTGCGCGTGCCATGCGGACGCCATTTGCAGAGTAAGTCGGAGAGAAAGTTTCCGCATTATCAAGAGCTGTCGCTCCGCGCGCGGAAAACTGCATAGAGTTAAGAGAAAAACTCCCTGATACCGAAGCATGCGGAATGATCGCGTGGCCCAAAGCAGAAAGGCCACCCTGACCAGGCGCGGTCCGGGTGTTTTTAAGCAAGTCTGCAATCCGTCTTTTCATCATTCCGTCCTCTACCCGACCTTTTATCGGGCTGACGTTTTCGAAAGCGACCTCGGAAGGGCAAAACAGAGAAGCCATCTCTGCTCAGCTCTGCCGAGCGGCACCCAATCGGCGCCGAGGGCCCGCGCAAATCACCTGCGCGGGCACCGGTAGTCAAGTCCTTAGCCTTTGATGGCTTTCATCACGGCTTCGCCCAGCGTTGCGGGGCTGTCTGCCACGACGATCCCTGCCGATTTCATGGCTTCGATCTTCGATTCCGCATCGCCTTTGCCGCCAGCGACGATTGCGCCTGCGTGGCCCATGCGGCGGCCCGGAGGGGCCGTGCGCCCTGCGATGAAGCCCGCAACCGGTTTCCAACGGCCTTTTTTCTTCTGCTCGGCGAGGAATTCTGCGGCTTCTTCTTCCGCCGAACCACCGATTTCCCCGATCATGATGATCGACTGGGTTTCCGGATCGTCAAGGAACATGTCGAGCACATCGATATGCTCGGTGCCTTTGATCGGGTCGCCGCCGATGCCCACAGCCGAGGACTGGCCCAGACCCATATCGGTCGTCTGTTTGACGGCCTCGTAGGTCAGGGTGCCCGAACGCGACACAACGCCGACCGAGCCACGCTTGTGGATATGGCCGGGCATGATGCCGATTTTGCAAGCGTCGGGGGTGATGACGCCCGGGCAGTTCGGCCCGATCAGGCGCGATTTGCTGTCGATCAGCGCGCGCTTGACTTTCATCATGTCGAGCACCGGAATGCCCTCGGTGATGCAAACAATCAGTTCCATTTCCGCGTCGATCGCTTCAAGGATCGAGTCGGCCGCGAAGGGCGGGGGAACATAGATCACGGTCGCATTCGCTTCGGTGACATGCTTGGCTTCATGGACCGAGTTGAACACCGGCAGGTCCAGATGTTTCTGGCCGCCTTTGCCGGGGGTCACGCCGCCAACCATCTTGGTGCCGTAAGCGATGGCCTGTTCCGAGTGGAAGGTCCCCTGCGAGCCGGTGAAGCCCTGACAGATGACTTTGGTGTTTTCGTTGACGAGAACTGCCATGATCTTAGCCTTTCACCGCTTTCACGATTTTCTCTGCGCCGTCCGACAGGTTGTCTGCGGCAATCACGTTCAGGCCGGAAGTCGCAATGATTTCCTTGCCTTTTTCGACATTGGTGCCTTCAAGGCGGACAACCAGCGGAACCTGCAGGCCGACTTCTTTCACGGCGGCCAGAACGCCTTCCGCGATGATGTCGCAGCGCATGATGCCGCCGAAGATGTTGACCAGAATGCCTTTGACGTTCTTGTCGGAGGTGATGATCTTGAAGGCCTCGGTGACCTTTTCCTTGGTCGCGCCGCCGCCCACATCAAGGAAGTTCGCAGGCTCTGCGCCATAGAGCTTGATGATGTCCATCGTGGCCATCGCCAGACCCGCGCCGTTCACCATGCAGCCGATTTCGCCGTCGAGCGCGATGTAGTTCAGGTCGTATTTCGACGCTTCGAGTTCCTTGGAATCTTCCTCGGTCTCGTCGCGCAGGGCCTGGATGTCGTGGTGACGGTAAAGCGCGTTGCCGTCAAAGCCGACTTTGGCGTCCAGCACCTTGAGGTTGCCATCGGGCATGACGATCAGCGGGTTGATCTCGAGCTGCTCCATGTCCTTCTCGATGAAGGCTTGGTAGAGCTTGGCCAGAAGGCCGACCATCTGTTTGACCTGACCCCCTTCGAGACCCAGCGCGAAGGCCACACGGCGCCCGTGATAGGCTTGGTAGCCCGCCGCCGGATCGATCGAGAACGACAGGATTTTTTCGGGGGTCGCTGCGGCGACTTCCTCGATATCCATACCGCCTTCGGTCGAGCATACGATCGACACGCGGCTCGACTGGCGGTCTACCAGAAGCGCCAGATACAGTTCGCGGTCAATGTCCGAACCGTCTTCGATATAGATGCGGTTGACCTGCTTGCCTGCGGGGCCGGTCTGGTGTGTCACCAGCGTCTTGCCCAGCATCTGCTTGGCCATCGCTTCGGCTTCTTCCACCGATTTGGCCAGGCGCACGCCGCCCTTTTCGCCGGCTTCCGGCTCTTTGAAATGGCCTTTACCACGGCCACCGGCGTGGATTTGTGCCTTCACAACCCAAAGCGGTCCGTCGAGTTCGCTTGCTGCGGTCTTGGCCTCCTCTGCCTTCAGAACCGCGCGACCCTCCGAAACCGGGCAGCCGTAGCTCTTGAGGAGCTGCTTCGCCTGATATTCATGAATGTTCATGATCTCCGTCCCATGCTGGTGCGATTTGCGGCAGACTGGTACAGATTGTCGCAGGCTGACAAGCTCAAATTGCCCTGCGCGCTCAGATGTGAGCGGAAATCCGTCTTTTGTGATCACAGCCTTATCGGGTGTGATCACAAGCAAGATTCTGTTAGCGATTCAACTTTCGCTTGGGCAAAATGGGTCGAATCTTCGAAGCCTGATCGTGACAGGGGAAAGTGATGTGCCAATGACAATGTCGAACCGCGCGCCGGATCATCCGCAATGGGCTGTGGTCGGCTTGATGGACGAGCCCGCCCCCCTGATGGCGGCTTGGGTCGCCCATCACGTGGCCATCGGGGCAGGGGAGGTGCATGTGGTCTTCGATCGTCCCGACCCGCCGACCGAGGCGCTTTTGCGCGGCGTCTCGGGGTGTTTCGTCCATCGTTCAGGCGAGGACGGCTGGGCGCTGCACTGGAAGGCGCGGCGCCCGAACCGCCATCAGGCACGGCAGAAATATCATGCGACACGGATCGCGAATGAAACCGCGATGGACTGGATAATCCATTGTGATGCCGATGAATTCGTCCATCTTGAACGCCCCTTGTCATGGGAACTGGAAAAGACCCGCGAGAAGGCGTGGCTACGGCTGGAAGTGCTGGAGCGGACCTTTGTTCCGGGCGTCACAGGGGACGATATCTTTCAGGGGGTCTTCCGCAAGCGCTGGGATGCGTTTGCCGAAGAGGGGGCGGCGTTCTACGGTCCGCGCGCGCGGTTTCTCAACCGTGGCGTCTCGGGGCATATCGCGGGTAAGGCCTGTATGCGCACGGGGCAGGGCTATGTGCTGGGGGTGCACCATCCGACCGAGCATTGGGACGCACCGGGCGGGACGGTCACCCTGCCTTACCGGCCCTCCTATAACGCGCGCCTGATGCATTTCGACGGGCTTACCCCTTTGCATTATATCCTTAAAATGATGCGCCGCGCGCTGACGCAGGTTTCTGGCGCGCCGGTGCCCTATGCGGCGCCGAGGGTGGCGCAATTCGAGGAGGCGGCGCGTCTGGCGCGGGATCCGCAGGCATTGTGGGATCACTGGTTTGCGGTGCAAGGGGTGACTGAGGCGGAAGAGGTGGCTCTGGCGCAGCGCGATCTGGCCGAGCGCATTGCCTGCCCCGTCCTGTCGCATGCGCAGGCCCTGTTTCCCGAGCTTGATTTCTCGCCTGCGGGCTTTGACCGTTTGCTGCTGGAGCATGAAGAGGCATTGGTGGCCAAGGCAAAAGAGAGGCTGGGCTTTGATGCGCAGGCTTTTCTGGCCGAAGCCTTTACCGGTTAGCGCAAAGGTCGGGGCGAAGGCAGAATGCAAAAGGCGCAGCCGAAGCCGCGCCTTTCACGTGAAACATCGCTATGGCTCAGGCCAGCGAGCTGTCGATACCTTTGCAGGCTTCGACCAGACCGTTCACCGCGTCGACCGATTTGTCGAACATGGCTTGCTCGTCTTTGTTCATCTTGATGTCGACAACACGCTCGATGCCGCCAGCACCGATCACGGTCGGCACGCCGACATACATGCCGTCAAGGCCAAGCGCGCCTTTGACATAGGCGGCACAGGGCAGAACGCGCTTCTGGTCCTTGAGATAGGCTTCCGCCATCTCGATCGCCGAAGTCGCCGGAGCATAGAAGGCCGAACCGGTTTTCAGCAGGCCAACGATCTCGGCGCCACCGTCACGGGTGCGCTGGATGATCGCGTCAAGCTTCTCTTGCGTGGTCCAGCCCATCTCGACGAGGTCGGGCAGCGGGATGCCTGCAACGGTCGAGTAACGTGCCAGCGGAACCATGGTGTCGCCGTGGCCGCCCAGAACGAAAGCGGTGACGTCTTTCATGGAGACGTTGAACTCGGTCGCGAGGAAGTGGCGGAAGCGGGCCGAATCCAGCACGCCTGCCATGCCGCAGACTTTCTCGGCGGGCAGGCCGGAGAATTTCTGAAGCGCCCAGACCATCGCGTCGAGCGGGTTGGTGATGCAGATCACGAATGCGTTCGGGGCATATTGCTTGATGCCTTCGCCGACCGATTTCATGACTTTGAGGTTGATGCCCAGAAGGTCATCGCGGCTCATGCCGGGTTTGCGCGGCACGCCGGCCGTCACGATGCAGACATCTGCACCTGCGATATCGGCATAGTCCGTGGTGCCTTTCAGCGTGGCGTCAAAGCCTTCGGACGGGCCGGATTCGGCGATGTCCAAGGCTTTCCCCTGCGGGGTGCCTTCGGAAATGTCGAACAGGACGACGTCGCCAAGTTCTTTGAGGGCTGCAAGATGGGCGAGAGTACCACCGATCTGACCTGCGCCGATAAGCGCAATCTTGGGTCGGGCCATGAATTCCTCCGTCGTGGGATGGATATAAGTGACGGGTGATGGGTAGGGGGTTTTTAAGCTTTAGGCAAGAGCAGCGCACGGTTTCCTGCAGCTTAAGCGTGTTATGTATGCCGTGGTGTACGGCCTCGCCAGCAGGGAACCTGAGTGACTACAATCACTTATCCGTGACAGCCGCCGTAGCCCTTGGCGCAAAAAACCCGTTTTTCTGGGCCACTAGATCTCTTTTTTGGGTCTGTATGTGTCGGAGGTTTCAACCTTTTGGGGCGCGGACTTATAGTTCAGCCCCGAAGCGATCAGGCAACTTGTTCCATTGGGGGTGGTCGCAAGCAGCGTCCATGATCCGCTCTCTGCCGCGAAGAGTTCCATCAATGTATTATTGGCGGCAATGCCGGTACTGCGGCGTGTTTCCTGATAGCGGTTGGCAAGTTCGACAACAATATCGGCCCGTTTGCCACAGGCATTTGTCTCGGCCCGCAGGTTTTGTGCGGCAAGGATAAGCGCGAGGAAGCCCAGAGAGAGGGCAAAAAGCTTCTTTTGCATGAATCGCCCATTGGTTGTGATATGTCCTGCGCACTAAACTGCGCCCAACTCGCGAAAAGAAGGTTAACGGCGCAGAAAGAAACCGGGCTGCCGCGCATAAAAGGAATATTCTGCGTCGCGGCAGAAATTATGTTGCAATTTGTTTTCTTTTTGTGATCTTTTATTCCACATCGAAGGATGGGAGGAGAATCATGTCGGCACAGCCTTATCGCTCGGTGCTTTATATTCCGGGGTCGAAAGAGCGGGCGCTTGAAAAAGCGACGGGTCTTGAATGTGACGCGATCATCTTCGATCTCGAGGATGCCGTGGCGATTGATGAAAAGGTCAATGCGCGGGATATTCTGGTTTCGGCTTTGAAAACAGCCGATTATGGCAATCGTGCGCGGATCGTCCGGGTGAACGGGCTGGACACTGATTGGGGCCGTGAAGACGTGCTGAGCATGGCGCGGGCCCTGCGCGAGGGCGCGAAGATCGATGCGATCCTGATCCCCAAAGTGAATACACCTGCCGATCTGGACGCAGTTGCCGATCTGGTGGCGGAAGTGCCGCTTTGGGCGATGATGGAAACCTCGCTTGGGATGCTGAACGCGCAGGCCATTGCCGCCCATCCGCGCTTGCAGGGCATGGTCATGGGCACCAATGATCTGGCCAAAGAGCTTGGTTCGCGTTTCCGTGCCGACCGTCTGCCGATGCTGCCGGGGCTTGGCCTGTGCCTGCTGGCCGCCAAGGCCTATGGCAAGATTATCGTCGACGGGGTGTATAATGCCTTCAAGGACGAAGAGGGGCTGCGGGCTGAATGTGATCAGGGCCGTGATATGGGCTTTGACGGCAAGACCCTGATCCACCCCGCGCAGCTTGCGGTTGCCAATGCCGCCTTCGCGCCCTCCGAGGCCGAGATCGATCTCGCCCGACGCCAGATTGCGGCCTTTGACGAGGCGCAGGCCAACGGGCAGGGCGTTGCGGTTGTCGATGGTAAGATCGTTGAAAATCTGCATATCGTGACAGCGCGGCAGATCCTTGCAAAAGCAGAGGCGATCTCCGCACGGATTTAAGCCAAGCGGAGTAAGCCAATGATCCTTCTTATCCTCGGTGTCGTTATCTGGGCACTGGCGCATTTGTTCAAACGGCTGGCGCCCGAAGCGCGCGCGAAGATGGGTCCGCAGGGGCGGGCGATGGTTTCGGGGCTACTGGTCCTGTCGCTTGTGCTGATGGTCATCGGCTATCGCAGCGCCGACGGGGCGTTTTTCTGGGGACGCAGTCCTGCCGTGACGGGGATCAACAACCTGTTGATGCTGGTTGCCGTCTATCTCTTTGCGGCGGCGGGGATGAAGACCAAGATCGCGCAGGTCTACCGCCATCCGATGCTGCTGGGCGTGGTCCTGTGGGCTGTGGCCCACCTGCTGGTCAATGGCGACACGCCCAGCTTCGTGCTCTTTGGTGGCATCGGCATCTGGGCGCTTGTCGAGATGGTGCTGATCAGCCGCACGGCGTGGGTCCGGCCCAAAGGCAAAGGTGCCAAGATGGAGGTCTTCGCGATCCTTGGCACTGTTATTGTATATGGCGCAATCGCGCTTGTGCACTATGCCTTTGGCTATCCGGTTTTCGGCTAAAGGAGCGGGACATGAAGGCTTATCGTTTTCTCACGGCAGATGACACGAGCGAATTCTGCCACAAGGTCACCGAGGCGCTGTCCAAGGGATGGGTGCTGCAGGGCGATCCGCAATATGCGTTTGATGCGGCTAAGGGCGTGATGCGCTGCGGGCAGGCGGTGACGAAAATTGTCGAGGGCGACTATTCGCCCGATCTGAAACTGGGGCAGCTGTAACGCGCCCCTGAAACGGGAGGAGTGCGGGCATGGCCAAGACGAATTCGGGCCGGTTCTTCGAGGATTACACAGTGGGGCAGGTGCTGAAACATGCCGTGCCCCGCACCGTATCGGGAGGGGAGAGGGCGCTGTATCATGCGCTTTATCCGGCGCGTGGGGCGCTGTATTCCTCCGATGCGTTCGCGCGGTCCTGTGGCCTGCCTGCCTCGCCCATCGATGATCTGGCGACGTTCCATGTGGTCTTTGGCAAGACGGTGCCGGATGTGTCGCTGAATGCCGTGGCCAATCTGGGCTATGCCGAGGGGCGCTGGCATCTTCCGGTCTATCCGGGTGATACGCTGCGCGCTGAATCCGAGGTGATCGGGCTCAAGCAGAATTCCAACGGCAAATCCGGTGTGGTCTATGTCCGCACCCGCGGTCTGAACCAGCGTGACGAGACGGTTATGGACTATGTGCGCTGGGTGATGGTGCGCAAAGGCAATCCCGATGCGCCCGCGCCCGAGACCGTGCTGCCCGATCTGAAGACGGTGGTGGATCCGGCAGATCTGGTGCTGCCCGAGGGGCTGGACTTCACGGGCTATGATTTCGACCTTGCGGGCGAGCCGCATCGCTGGGGCGATTACGAGATCGGCGAGAAGATCGACCATGTGGATGGCGT
The sequence above is drawn from the Thioclava sp. GXIMD4216 genome and encodes:
- a CDS encoding DUF1737 domain-containing protein — translated: MKAYRFLTADDTSEFCHKVTEALSKGWVLQGDPQYAFDAAKGVMRCGQAVTKIVEGDYSPDLKLGQL
- a CDS encoding MaoC family dehydratase, with the protein product MAKTNSGRFFEDYTVGQVLKHAVPRTVSGGERALYHALYPARGALYSSDAFARSCGLPASPIDDLATFHVVFGKTVPDVSLNAVANLGYAEGRWHLPVYPGDTLRAESEVIGLKQNSNGKSGVVYVRTRGLNQRDETVMDYVRWVMVRKGNPDAPAPETVLPDLKTVVDPADLVLPEGLDFTGYDFDLAGEPHRWGDYEIGEKIDHVDGVTIEEAEHMLATRLWQNTAKVHFDATFRPDGQRLIYGGHIISMARALSFNGLANAQMIVALNGGAHANPCFSGDTVKAWSEVIDKAETSAPGVGALRLRLVAVKATASPFALRGEDGKYLPDVLLDLDYWALCPM